A DNA window from Budorcas taxicolor isolate Tak-1 chromosome 14, Takin1.1, whole genome shotgun sequence contains the following coding sequences:
- the RRS1 gene encoding ribosome biogenesis regulatory protein homolog produces MESQSVEELLAKAERDEAEKLQRITVQKELELEFDLGNLLASDRNPPTGLRHAGPTQEAELRALARDNTQLLINQLWQLPTERVEEALVARLPEPSTRLPREKPVPRPRPLTRWQQFARLKGIRPKKKTNLVWDEVSGQWRRRWGYQRARDDTKEWLIEVPGNADPMEDQFAKRIQAKKERVAKNELNRLRNLARAHKMQLPSAAGMHPTGHQSKEELGRAMQVAKVSTASVGRFQERLPKEKAPRGSGKKRKFQPLFGDFAAERKSQLEMLRVMNSKKPQLDITRATNKQMREEDQEEAAKRRKMSQKGKRKGGRQGPGGKRKGGPPSQGGKRKGGLGGKMNSGPPGLSGKRKGGQHQGGKRRK; encoded by the coding sequence ATGGAGAGCCAGAGCGTGGAGGAGCTGCTGGCAAAGGCGGAGCGGGACGAGGCAGAGAAGCTACAGCGCATCACGGTGCAGAAGGAATTGGAGCTGGAGTTCGACCTGGGTAATTTGCTGGCCTCTGACCGGAACCCCCCGACCGGGCTGCGGCACGCGGGACCCACACAGGAGGCCGAGCTGAGGGCCCTGGCGCGGGACAACACGCAGCTGCTCATCAACCAGCTGTGGCAGCTGCCTACCGAGCGCGTGGAGGAGGCGCTGGTGGCACGGCTGCCGGAACCCAGCACTCGTCTGCCGCGCGAGAAGCCGGTGCCCAGGCCGCGGCCGCTTACTCGCTGGCAGCAGTTTGCGCGCCTCAAGGGTATCCGTCCCAAGAAGAAAACCAATCTGGTGTGGGACGAGGTGAGCGGCCAGTGGCGCCGCCGCTGGGGCTACCAGCGCGCCCGCGACGACACCAAGGAGTGGCTGATCGAGGTGCCGGGCAATGCCGACCCCATGGAGGACCAGTTCGCCAAGCGGATTCAGGCTAAGAAGGAACGGGTGGCCAAGAACGAACTGAACCGGCTGCGTAACCTGGCCCGCGCGCACAAAATGCAGCTGCCCAGCGCGGCCGGCATGCACCCTACTGGACACCAGAGTAAGGAGGAGCTGGGCCGCGCCATGCAGGTGGCCAAGGTCTCCACTGCCTCTGTGGGGCGCTTCCAGGAGCGCCTGCCCAAGGAGAAGGCTCCCAGGGGCTCTGGCAAGAAGAGGAAGTTTCAGCCTCTTTTCGGGGACTTTGCGGCCGAGAGAAAGAGCCAATTGGAGATGCTGCGAGTGATGAACAGCAAAAAGCCTCAGTTGGACATTACGAGGGCCACCAATAAGCAGATGAGAGAGGAGGACCAGGAGGAGGCGGCTAAGCGGAGGAAAATGAGTCAGAAGGGCAAGAGAAAGGGGGGCCGACAGGGTCCCGGGGGTAAGAGGAAAGGGGGCCCGCCCAGCcaaggagggaagaggaaagggggTTTGGGAGGCAAGATGAATTCCGGACCTCCCGGCCTGAGTGGCAAGAGAAAAGGGGGGCAACACcaaggaggaaagaggaggaagtaA